A stretch of Primulina tabacum isolate GXHZ01 chromosome 13, ASM2559414v2, whole genome shotgun sequence DNA encodes these proteins:
- the LOC142522778 gene encoding putative aquaporin TIP3-2, translating into MPRRYDFGRAEEAIHPDSFRATLSEFLSTFIFVFAGEGSILALDKMYRDRTLGASSLLVIALAHALSFFAAVASSMNVSGGHVNPAVTFGALVGGRVSLLRAVYYWIAQLVGAVVASLLLRLATGGMRPGGFSVAAGEGSLNALLMEIVMTFGLVYTVFATSIDPRRGSLGTIAPLAIAFIVGANVLVGGPFDGASMNPARAFGPALVGWRWSYHWIYWLGPFVGAALAGLIYEFGVIGVIQPEAEVLHTGHHQPLAPEDY; encoded by the exons ATGCCTCGCAGGTATGATTTTGGGAGGGCTGAAGAAGCCATCCACCCCGACTCCTTCAGGGCCACCTTGTCCGAATTTCTCTCCACTTTCATATTCGTCTTCGCTGGCGAAGGCTCCATCCTCGCTCTTG ATAAGATGTATAGGGACAGGACTTTAGGCGCGTCGAGTCTGCTTGTTATCGCACTCGCCCATGCGTTATCGTTCTTCGCGGCCGTTGCTTCTAGCATGAACGTGTCCGGTGGACACGTCAATCCAGCCGTAACTTTCGGTGCACTGGTGGGCGGGAGAGTCTCCTTGCTGCGCGCAGTTTACTACTGGATTGCTCAGCTCGTAGGTGCAGTTGTTGCTTCTCTTCTACTGAGGCTTGCGACCGGTGGCATG AGGCCTGGTGGTTTTTCGGTGGCAGCAGGAGAGGGATCTCTGAATGCGTTGTTAATGGAGATAGTAATGACATTTGGGCTGGTTTACACGGTGTTCGCAACCTCGATCGATCCGAGAAGGGGAAGCTTGGGCACAATCGCGCCACTCGCGATCGCCTTCATAGTCGGTGCTAATGTGTTGGTGGGAGGACCTTTCGATGGCGCTTCAATGAATCCGGCTCGAGCATTCGGTCCGGCCTTGGTGGGGTGGCGGTGGAGTTACCACTGGATATATTGGCTCGGTCCCTTCGTGGGTGCGGCATTGGCGGGTCTTATATACGAGTTCGGAGTCATCGGAGTCATACAACCGGAAGCAGAGGTTCTCCACACTGGCCACCACCAGCCTCTGGCTCCGGAGGATTATTGA
- the LOC142521734 gene encoding UPF0426 protein At1g28150, chloroplastic — translation MALLVVPSVSSVPVSPIPLSYPFAPAKQLIFTSNRRYSRRSDVLARRGGFRVGANMFDPSSIQPPILKEALKEPVAFVGGIFAGLLRLDLNEEPLKEWVSRTVQAAGLSMEEIGRSDGVEAEETVPQQIEIE, via the exons ATGGCTTTGCTCGTGGTGCCATCGGTATCCTCTGTTCCCGTGAGTCCAATCCCCCTTAGCTACCCTTTTGCGCCTGCAAAACAGTTGATTTTCACGTCCAATCGGCGATATTCGAGAAGGAGTGATGTGTTAGCTAGGCGTGGTGGGTTTCGAGTTGGGGCAAACATGTTCGATCCCAGTAGTATCCAGCCACCCATTCTCAAGGAAGCTCTCAAG GAGCCTGTAGCTTTCGTGGGAGGGATATTTGCGGGCCTCCTGAGGCTCGATTTAAACGAAGAGCCGTTGAAGGAATGGGTGAGCAGAACGGTCCAAGCTGCTGGGCTAAGTATGGAAGAAATTGGGAGGAGCGATGGTGTTGAAGCTGAAGAAACGGTACCACAGCAGATAGAGATAGAATGA
- the LOC142521733 gene encoding phytochrome-associated serine/threonine-protein phosphatase isoform X1 — translation MDLDQWIPKVKDGQHLSEDELQLLCEYVKEILIEESNVQPVNSPVTVCGDIHGQFHDLMKLFHTGGHVPETNYIFMGDFVDRGYNSLEVFTILLLLKARYPANITLLRGNHESRQLTQVYGFYDECQRKYGNANAWRYCTDVFDYLTLSAIIDGTVLCVHGGLSPDIRTIDQIRVIERNCEIPHEGPFCDLMWSDPEDIETWAVSPRGAGWLFGSRVTSEFNHINKLDLVCRAHQLVQEGLKYMFQDKGLVTVWSAPNYCYRCGNVASILSFNENMVEREVKFFTETEENNQMRGPRSGVPYFL, via the exons ATGGATTTGGACCAGTGGATACCGAAGGTGAAAGATGGGCAGCACTTGTCTGAGGACGAGCTTCAACTTCTCTGCGAATAC GTGAAGGAGATTTTGATCGAGGAGTCAAATGTTCAACCAGTCAATAGTCCAGTTACTGTCTGTGGGGATATCCATGGACAGTTTCATGATTTAATGAAACTTTTTCATACTGGGGGTCATGTACCAGAAACAAATTACATATTTATG GGAGATTTTGTGGATCGTGGTTATAATAGTCTAGAAGTTTTCACGATTCTTTTGCTTCTCAAAGCAAG ATACCCAGCTAACATAACTCTTCTACGTGGGAATCATGAGAGCAGGCAACTAACACAG GTTTATGGATTCTATGATGAATGTCAAAGGaaatatgggaatgctaacgcTTGGCGATACTGCACAGATGTTTTTGACTATCTAACTCTGTCAGCAATTATAGATGGGACG GTACTTTGCGTGCATGGTGGCTTATCCCCAGATATTAGAACTATTGATCAG ATTCGAGTAATTGAGCGGAATTGTGAAATCCCTCATGAAGGGCCCTTCTGTGACTTAATGTGGAGTGATCCTGAAGATATTGAGACATGGGCCGTCAGTCCTCGAGGAGCAGGCTGGCTTTTTGGATCAAGGGTTACATCTGAG TTCAATCATATTAACAAACTTGATTTAGTTTGTCGGGCCCACCAACTTGTCCAAGAAGGTTTAAAGTATATGTTTCAAGATAAAGGACTTGTTACT GTCTGGTCTGCGCCAAACTATTGTTACCGGTGCGGAAATGTTGCTTCAATATTGAGCTTCAACGAAAATATGGTA GAAAGAGAAGTGAAGTTTTTTACTGAGACTGAGGAAAACAACCAGATGCGTGGACCAAGATCCGGAGTCCCATATTTTCTTTAG
- the LOC142521733 gene encoding phytochrome-associated serine/threonine-protein phosphatase isoform X2: MDLDQWIPKVKDGQHLSEDELQLLCEYVKEILIEESNVQPVNSPVTVCGDIHGQFHDLMKLFHTGGHVPETNYIFMGDFVDRGYNSLEVFTILLLLKARYPANITLLRGNHESRQLTQVYGFYDECQRKYGNANAWRYCTDVFDYLTLSAIIDGTVLCVHGGLSPDIRTIDQIRVIERNCEIPHEGPFCDLMWSDPEDIETWAVSPRGAGWLFGSRVTSEFNHINKLDLVCRAHQLVQEGLKYMFQDKGLVTVWSAPNYCYRCGNVASILSFNENMEREVKFFTETEENNQMRGPRSGVPYFL, encoded by the exons ATGGATTTGGACCAGTGGATACCGAAGGTGAAAGATGGGCAGCACTTGTCTGAGGACGAGCTTCAACTTCTCTGCGAATAC GTGAAGGAGATTTTGATCGAGGAGTCAAATGTTCAACCAGTCAATAGTCCAGTTACTGTCTGTGGGGATATCCATGGACAGTTTCATGATTTAATGAAACTTTTTCATACTGGGGGTCATGTACCAGAAACAAATTACATATTTATG GGAGATTTTGTGGATCGTGGTTATAATAGTCTAGAAGTTTTCACGATTCTTTTGCTTCTCAAAGCAAG ATACCCAGCTAACATAACTCTTCTACGTGGGAATCATGAGAGCAGGCAACTAACACAG GTTTATGGATTCTATGATGAATGTCAAAGGaaatatgggaatgctaacgcTTGGCGATACTGCACAGATGTTTTTGACTATCTAACTCTGTCAGCAATTATAGATGGGACG GTACTTTGCGTGCATGGTGGCTTATCCCCAGATATTAGAACTATTGATCAG ATTCGAGTAATTGAGCGGAATTGTGAAATCCCTCATGAAGGGCCCTTCTGTGACTTAATGTGGAGTGATCCTGAAGATATTGAGACATGGGCCGTCAGTCCTCGAGGAGCAGGCTGGCTTTTTGGATCAAGGGTTACATCTGAG TTCAATCATATTAACAAACTTGATTTAGTTTGTCGGGCCCACCAACTTGTCCAAGAAGGTTTAAAGTATATGTTTCAAGATAAAGGACTTGTTACT GTCTGGTCTGCGCCAAACTATTGTTACCGGTGCGGAAATGTTGCTTCAATATTGAGCTTCAACGAAAATATG GAAAGAGAAGTGAAGTTTTTTACTGAGACTGAGGAAAACAACCAGATGCGTGGACCAAGATCCGGAGTCCCATATTTTCTTTAG
- the LOC142522386 gene encoding pentatricopeptide repeat-containing protein At3g29230-like isoform X1, producing MLCPSESNSLSPSSPVLQHDYLQSNLATLFAILRLLPGKHLIFTSNQQYSRSDSLAKCCEFCVMACFFNFNTIQPPTLKMLAPVRSPAFFSKRRFLELKIADLDKCTNINELKQLHALIYKYNLHMDPFVAQKLISALSLCCQTGLAINVFDQVPYPDTRLCSTLIKAHVRNSDPLKAFDVFNEMLRSGISPDNWTYLFLLKACSRFESVRMIHAHVEKLNLYLDLFLCNSLIDAYSKFGIVGIRAARHVFDAMDEKDVVTYNSMINGLVRTGSLSEAKNMFDEMPNRDKVSWNTILDGYVKAGKMSEAFALFERMPSRDVISWSTVISGFAKLGDIEMARVLFDKMPVKNSVPWTIIISGYAEMGLVKEAIELYDKMEEGGFNLDDGTFVCILSASVESGSICLGKRVHRSIIKSRHKCSILVSNALIDMYGKCGSLNKAWAVFNAMERKNVVSWNTMIHGLAMHGYEQKALHLFARMKQEGCTPDKVTFVGVLSACTHAGMVKEGICYFYGMKRDYRIVPEIQHYGCLIDLLGRGGRLSEAFQLVLDMPFDPNVVIWGSLLGACRMHNDAFVAEKVLNLLMKLEPINAGNFSLLSNIYAASGDWGNFSNTRSQMQKADNKNPSGVSSIELDDGFHEFTIMDVTHPKSNTIYQLVNGLSQHLKKIDHATDACV from the exons ATGCTTTGCCCCAGTGAGTCAAATTCGCTTTCCCCTTCCTCACCCGTTTTGCAGCATGATTATCTCCAATCCAACTTAGCCACTCTTTT TGCAATTCTCAGGCTTTTGCCGGGAAAACATTTAATATTCACCTCCAATCAACAATATTCGAGGAGTGATTCCTTAGCTAAGTGCTGTGAGTTTTGTGTTATGGCGTGTTTCTTCAACTTCAATACCATTCAACCACCCACTCTCAAG ATGCTGGCCCCAGTTCGATCTCCGGCATTTTTCTCTAAACGAAGGTTTCTTGAGCTCAAAATCGCAGACCTCGACAAATGCACAAACATCAACGAACTAAAACAACTCCATGCTCTCATTTACAAATATAATCTTCATATGGATCCCTTTGTGgctcagaaactcatctcagcTTTATCACTTTGCTGCCAAACGGGGTTGGCCATCAATGTGTTCGATCAAGTTCCTTACCCAGATACTCGTTTATGTAGTACTTTAATCAAAGCTCACGTACGAAATTCTGATCCATTGAAAGCTTTTGATGTTTTCAATGAAATGCTGAGATCTGGAATTTCTCCAGACAACTGGACTTATCTTTTTCTTCTGAAGGCATGTTCACGGTTTGAAAGCGTGAGAATGATTCATGCCCATGTGGAAAAACTCAATCTTTATTTGGatttatttttatgtaattcattAATTGATGCATACTCAAAGTTTGGGATAGTGGGTATCAGAGCGGCCAGGCATGTGTTTGATGCAATGGATGAGAAGGATGTCGTTACCTATAATTCGATGATTAATGGGCTTGTGAGGACTGGTAGTTTGAGTGAAGCTAAGAATATGTTTGACGAAATGCCAAACAGAGATAAGGTGAGTTGGAACACGATATTGGATGGTTATGTGAAGGCTGGAAAGATGAGCGAGGCATTTGCGTTGTTTGAGAGGATGCCGTCGAGGGATGTAATCTCGTGGTCTACTGTTATTTCAGGCTTTGCAAAACTGGGTGATATCGAAATGGCTAGGGtattgtttgataaaatgccagTGAAAAATTCGGTTCCTTGGACAATAATCATATCCGGATATGCCGAAATGGGGCTTGTGAAGGAGGCAATAGAGTTGTATGATAAAATGGAGGAGGGAGGGTTCAATTTGGATGATGGAACTTTTGTTTGTATTTTATCTGCTAGTGTAGAATCTGGTTCGATATGTTTAGGGAAGAGGGTCCATCGGTCTATAATAAAGAGTAGGCATAAGTGTAGCATCCTGGTGAGTAATGCATTGATTGATATGTATGGAAAGTGTGGCAGCTTGAACAAGGCATGGGCTGTTTTTAATGCAATGGAAAGAAAAAATGTAGTATCCTGGAACACCATGATCCATGGACTGGCAATGCATGGATATGAACAGAAGGCTCTTCACCTTTTTGCTAGGATGAAACAAGAGGGGTGTACACCAGATAAAGTGACATTTGTTGGTGTCCTATCTGCTTGTACTCACGCCGGTATGGTCAAGGAGGGGATTTGTTATTTTTATGGCATGAAAAGGGATTATAGGATTGTTCCTGAGATTCAGCATTATGGTTGCCTAATTGACCTTTTAGGTCGTGGTGGGCGTCTGAGTGAAGCTTTTCAGCTTGTGCTTGACATGCCATTCGATCCAAATGTTGTTATTTGGGGTTCTCTGTTAGGTGCTTGTCGAATGCACAACGATGCATTCGTTGCGGAGAAGGTACTCAACCTTTTAATGAAGCTCGAGCCAATTAATGCGGGAAATTTTTCGCTGCTGTCAAATATATATGCCGCGTCTGGAGATTGGGGAAATTTCTCAAACACAAGATCGCAGATGCAAAAGGCAGACAACAAAAATCCATCTGGAGTTAGTTCGATAGAGCTGGATGATGGATTTCATGAATTTACTATTATGGATGTGACTCACCCTAAGTCAAACACAATATATCAGTTGGTCAATGGGCTGAGCCAGCATCTTAAAAAGATTGATCATGCAACAGATGCTTGTGTCTAG
- the LOC142522386 gene encoding pentatricopeptide repeat-containing protein At3g29230-like isoform X2: MACFFNFNTIQPPTLKMLAPVRSPAFFSKRRFLELKIADLDKCTNINELKQLHALIYKYNLHMDPFVAQKLISALSLCCQTGLAINVFDQVPYPDTRLCSTLIKAHVRNSDPLKAFDVFNEMLRSGISPDNWTYLFLLKACSRFESVRMIHAHVEKLNLYLDLFLCNSLIDAYSKFGIVGIRAARHVFDAMDEKDVVTYNSMINGLVRTGSLSEAKNMFDEMPNRDKVSWNTILDGYVKAGKMSEAFALFERMPSRDVISWSTVISGFAKLGDIEMARVLFDKMPVKNSVPWTIIISGYAEMGLVKEAIELYDKMEEGGFNLDDGTFVCILSASVESGSICLGKRVHRSIIKSRHKCSILVSNALIDMYGKCGSLNKAWAVFNAMERKNVVSWNTMIHGLAMHGYEQKALHLFARMKQEGCTPDKVTFVGVLSACTHAGMVKEGICYFYGMKRDYRIVPEIQHYGCLIDLLGRGGRLSEAFQLVLDMPFDPNVVIWGSLLGACRMHNDAFVAEKVLNLLMKLEPINAGNFSLLSNIYAASGDWGNFSNTRSQMQKADNKNPSGVSSIELDDGFHEFTIMDVTHPKSNTIYQLVNGLSQHLKKIDHATDACV; this comes from the exons ATGGCGTGTTTCTTCAACTTCAATACCATTCAACCACCCACTCTCAAG ATGCTGGCCCCAGTTCGATCTCCGGCATTTTTCTCTAAACGAAGGTTTCTTGAGCTCAAAATCGCAGACCTCGACAAATGCACAAACATCAACGAACTAAAACAACTCCATGCTCTCATTTACAAATATAATCTTCATATGGATCCCTTTGTGgctcagaaactcatctcagcTTTATCACTTTGCTGCCAAACGGGGTTGGCCATCAATGTGTTCGATCAAGTTCCTTACCCAGATACTCGTTTATGTAGTACTTTAATCAAAGCTCACGTACGAAATTCTGATCCATTGAAAGCTTTTGATGTTTTCAATGAAATGCTGAGATCTGGAATTTCTCCAGACAACTGGACTTATCTTTTTCTTCTGAAGGCATGTTCACGGTTTGAAAGCGTGAGAATGATTCATGCCCATGTGGAAAAACTCAATCTTTATTTGGatttatttttatgtaattcattAATTGATGCATACTCAAAGTTTGGGATAGTGGGTATCAGAGCGGCCAGGCATGTGTTTGATGCAATGGATGAGAAGGATGTCGTTACCTATAATTCGATGATTAATGGGCTTGTGAGGACTGGTAGTTTGAGTGAAGCTAAGAATATGTTTGACGAAATGCCAAACAGAGATAAGGTGAGTTGGAACACGATATTGGATGGTTATGTGAAGGCTGGAAAGATGAGCGAGGCATTTGCGTTGTTTGAGAGGATGCCGTCGAGGGATGTAATCTCGTGGTCTACTGTTATTTCAGGCTTTGCAAAACTGGGTGATATCGAAATGGCTAGGGtattgtttgataaaatgccagTGAAAAATTCGGTTCCTTGGACAATAATCATATCCGGATATGCCGAAATGGGGCTTGTGAAGGAGGCAATAGAGTTGTATGATAAAATGGAGGAGGGAGGGTTCAATTTGGATGATGGAACTTTTGTTTGTATTTTATCTGCTAGTGTAGAATCTGGTTCGATATGTTTAGGGAAGAGGGTCCATCGGTCTATAATAAAGAGTAGGCATAAGTGTAGCATCCTGGTGAGTAATGCATTGATTGATATGTATGGAAAGTGTGGCAGCTTGAACAAGGCATGGGCTGTTTTTAATGCAATGGAAAGAAAAAATGTAGTATCCTGGAACACCATGATCCATGGACTGGCAATGCATGGATATGAACAGAAGGCTCTTCACCTTTTTGCTAGGATGAAACAAGAGGGGTGTACACCAGATAAAGTGACATTTGTTGGTGTCCTATCTGCTTGTACTCACGCCGGTATGGTCAAGGAGGGGATTTGTTATTTTTATGGCATGAAAAGGGATTATAGGATTGTTCCTGAGATTCAGCATTATGGTTGCCTAATTGACCTTTTAGGTCGTGGTGGGCGTCTGAGTGAAGCTTTTCAGCTTGTGCTTGACATGCCATTCGATCCAAATGTTGTTATTTGGGGTTCTCTGTTAGGTGCTTGTCGAATGCACAACGATGCATTCGTTGCGGAGAAGGTACTCAACCTTTTAATGAAGCTCGAGCCAATTAATGCGGGAAATTTTTCGCTGCTGTCAAATATATATGCCGCGTCTGGAGATTGGGGAAATTTCTCAAACACAAGATCGCAGATGCAAAAGGCAGACAACAAAAATCCATCTGGAGTTAGTTCGATAGAGCTGGATGATGGATTTCATGAATTTACTATTATGGATGTGACTCACCCTAAGTCAAACACAATATATCAGTTGGTCAATGGGCTGAGCCAGCATCTTAAAAAGATTGATCATGCAACAGATGCTTGTGTCTAG
- the LOC142522386 gene encoding pentatricopeptide repeat-containing protein At3g29230-like isoform X3, with amino-acid sequence MLAPVRSPAFFSKRRFLELKIADLDKCTNINELKQLHALIYKYNLHMDPFVAQKLISALSLCCQTGLAINVFDQVPYPDTRLCSTLIKAHVRNSDPLKAFDVFNEMLRSGISPDNWTYLFLLKACSRFESVRMIHAHVEKLNLYLDLFLCNSLIDAYSKFGIVGIRAARHVFDAMDEKDVVTYNSMINGLVRTGSLSEAKNMFDEMPNRDKVSWNTILDGYVKAGKMSEAFALFERMPSRDVISWSTVISGFAKLGDIEMARVLFDKMPVKNSVPWTIIISGYAEMGLVKEAIELYDKMEEGGFNLDDGTFVCILSASVESGSICLGKRVHRSIIKSRHKCSILVSNALIDMYGKCGSLNKAWAVFNAMERKNVVSWNTMIHGLAMHGYEQKALHLFARMKQEGCTPDKVTFVGVLSACTHAGMVKEGICYFYGMKRDYRIVPEIQHYGCLIDLLGRGGRLSEAFQLVLDMPFDPNVVIWGSLLGACRMHNDAFVAEKVLNLLMKLEPINAGNFSLLSNIYAASGDWGNFSNTRSQMQKADNKNPSGVSSIELDDGFHEFTIMDVTHPKSNTIYQLVNGLSQHLKKIDHATDACV; translated from the coding sequence ATGCTGGCCCCAGTTCGATCTCCGGCATTTTTCTCTAAACGAAGGTTTCTTGAGCTCAAAATCGCAGACCTCGACAAATGCACAAACATCAACGAACTAAAACAACTCCATGCTCTCATTTACAAATATAATCTTCATATGGATCCCTTTGTGgctcagaaactcatctcagcTTTATCACTTTGCTGCCAAACGGGGTTGGCCATCAATGTGTTCGATCAAGTTCCTTACCCAGATACTCGTTTATGTAGTACTTTAATCAAAGCTCACGTACGAAATTCTGATCCATTGAAAGCTTTTGATGTTTTCAATGAAATGCTGAGATCTGGAATTTCTCCAGACAACTGGACTTATCTTTTTCTTCTGAAGGCATGTTCACGGTTTGAAAGCGTGAGAATGATTCATGCCCATGTGGAAAAACTCAATCTTTATTTGGatttatttttatgtaattcattAATTGATGCATACTCAAAGTTTGGGATAGTGGGTATCAGAGCGGCCAGGCATGTGTTTGATGCAATGGATGAGAAGGATGTCGTTACCTATAATTCGATGATTAATGGGCTTGTGAGGACTGGTAGTTTGAGTGAAGCTAAGAATATGTTTGACGAAATGCCAAACAGAGATAAGGTGAGTTGGAACACGATATTGGATGGTTATGTGAAGGCTGGAAAGATGAGCGAGGCATTTGCGTTGTTTGAGAGGATGCCGTCGAGGGATGTAATCTCGTGGTCTACTGTTATTTCAGGCTTTGCAAAACTGGGTGATATCGAAATGGCTAGGGtattgtttgataaaatgccagTGAAAAATTCGGTTCCTTGGACAATAATCATATCCGGATATGCCGAAATGGGGCTTGTGAAGGAGGCAATAGAGTTGTATGATAAAATGGAGGAGGGAGGGTTCAATTTGGATGATGGAACTTTTGTTTGTATTTTATCTGCTAGTGTAGAATCTGGTTCGATATGTTTAGGGAAGAGGGTCCATCGGTCTATAATAAAGAGTAGGCATAAGTGTAGCATCCTGGTGAGTAATGCATTGATTGATATGTATGGAAAGTGTGGCAGCTTGAACAAGGCATGGGCTGTTTTTAATGCAATGGAAAGAAAAAATGTAGTATCCTGGAACACCATGATCCATGGACTGGCAATGCATGGATATGAACAGAAGGCTCTTCACCTTTTTGCTAGGATGAAACAAGAGGGGTGTACACCAGATAAAGTGACATTTGTTGGTGTCCTATCTGCTTGTACTCACGCCGGTATGGTCAAGGAGGGGATTTGTTATTTTTATGGCATGAAAAGGGATTATAGGATTGTTCCTGAGATTCAGCATTATGGTTGCCTAATTGACCTTTTAGGTCGTGGTGGGCGTCTGAGTGAAGCTTTTCAGCTTGTGCTTGACATGCCATTCGATCCAAATGTTGTTATTTGGGGTTCTCTGTTAGGTGCTTGTCGAATGCACAACGATGCATTCGTTGCGGAGAAGGTACTCAACCTTTTAATGAAGCTCGAGCCAATTAATGCGGGAAATTTTTCGCTGCTGTCAAATATATATGCCGCGTCTGGAGATTGGGGAAATTTCTCAAACACAAGATCGCAGATGCAAAAGGCAGACAACAAAAATCCATCTGGAGTTAGTTCGATAGAGCTGGATGATGGATTTCATGAATTTACTATTATGGATGTGACTCACCCTAAGTCAAACACAATATATCAGTTGGTCAATGGGCTGAGCCAGCATCTTAAAAAGATTGATCATGCAACAGATGCTTGTGTCTAG